One Streptomyces sp. V4I8 genomic window carries:
- a CDS encoding carboxymuconolactone decarboxylase family protein, translated as MTTNTIDTKPTESTAQFTAQSTTEAINEAETARTRLDLAKSAPKVFRAIVGFDAAAREGLDPALVELIQIRASHLNHCAYCLHMHTNDARKAGESEDRLHMVAVWREARHFFTEKEQAALALTEAVTLVSDGGVPDEVYAQAAAHFDDQELAHVLSLILTINTWNRVALATGKVAGTDERR; from the coding sequence ATGACGACGAACACGATCGACACCAAGCCCACCGAGTCCACCGCCCAGTTCACCGCCCAGTCCACCACCGAGGCCATCAACGAGGCCGAGACCGCCCGCACCCGCCTCGACCTCGCGAAGTCCGCCCCCAAGGTCTTCCGCGCCATCGTCGGCTTCGACGCCGCCGCCCGCGAGGGCCTGGACCCGGCGCTCGTCGAGCTGATCCAGATCCGCGCCTCGCACCTCAACCACTGCGCCTACTGCCTCCACATGCACACCAACGACGCCCGCAAGGCCGGCGAGAGCGAGGACCGGCTGCACATGGTCGCCGTCTGGCGTGAGGCCCGGCACTTCTTCACCGAGAAGGAACAGGCGGCCCTCGCACTGACGGAGGCGGTGACCCTGGTGTCCGACGGCGGCGTCCCCGACGAGGTCTACGCCCAGGCCGCGGCCCACTTCGACGACCAGGAGCTGGCCCACGTCCTGTCCCTGATCCTCACGATCAACACCTGGAACAGGGTGGCGTTGGCGACCGGCAAGGTGGCGGGGACGGACGAGCGGCGATAG
- a CDS encoding PLP-dependent aminotransferase family protein: protein MAESWVNSAERIGADLHLDLSEPSGASGPGGRRAALTRALRDAVREGRLAPGTRLPPYRSLAADLGVARNTVADAYAELVAEGWLTARQGSGTRVAERAQPLRRAERTPRRTAQMPPRARGRRHDLRQGTPDASAFPRAAWLASYRRALQQAPNEVFGPGDPAGRVELREALTEYLARARGVRTEPGRIVICSGFAHALRLLFNQDRGGGGAVLRGPLAVEAYGLGFHRELLAAAGVRTVPLPLDEDGVRGDRLGRERAVLLTPAHQFPTGGPLHPERRAAVLDWARARGGVILEDDYDGEFRYDRKPVGAVQGLDPERVIFIGSVSKSLSPAVRLGWMVLPERYVDDVLAAKGEREAWASVLDQLCLADFIVSGAYDRHVRRMRQRYRSRRDRLVAALAAHAPHIEVTGVAAGLHAVLRLPPGTERSTVKAATWQGIALDGLAEFRHPEATEPDMPVRDGIVVGYATPSEHAYGAALEALCGVLPPPGG from the coding sequence ATGGCTGAATCGTGGGTCAATTCCGCGGAGCGGATCGGTGCCGACCTGCATCTGGATCTCTCCGAACCGTCGGGGGCGTCCGGGCCGGGCGGGCGCCGGGCCGCGTTGACCCGTGCGCTGCGCGACGCGGTGCGCGAGGGGCGGCTCGCGCCCGGCACCCGGCTGCCGCCGTACCGCTCGCTCGCCGCCGACCTCGGGGTCGCCCGCAACACCGTGGCCGACGCGTACGCGGAGCTGGTCGCCGAGGGCTGGCTCACTGCCCGCCAGGGCTCGGGGACGAGGGTGGCCGAGCGCGCCCAGCCCCTGCGCCGCGCCGAGCGGACGCCTCGTAGGACAGCCCAGATGCCGCCACGCGCGCGTGGACGTCGGCACGACCTGCGGCAGGGCACGCCGGACGCGTCGGCGTTCCCGCGTGCGGCCTGGCTGGCCTCCTATCGACGGGCCCTCCAGCAGGCGCCGAACGAGGTCTTCGGGCCCGGTGATCCCGCCGGTCGCGTGGAACTGCGGGAAGCGCTCACCGAGTACCTGGCACGCGCGCGTGGCGTGCGCACCGAGCCGGGCAGGATCGTGATCTGCTCCGGCTTCGCACACGCCCTGCGGCTGCTCTTCAACCAGGACAGAGGCGGAGGCGGCGCCGTGCTGCGCGGGCCCCTGGCCGTGGAGGCGTACGGGCTGGGCTTCCATCGGGAACTGCTCGCCGCCGCGGGCGTACGGACCGTGCCGCTTCCCCTCGACGAGGACGGCGTCCGCGGCGACCGGCTGGGACGCGAGCGGGCCGTACTGCTCACGCCGGCGCACCAGTTCCCGACCGGCGGCCCGCTGCATCCGGAGCGCCGCGCCGCCGTGCTCGACTGGGCACGCGCGCGTGGGGGCGTGATTCTGGAGGACGACTACGACGGCGAGTTCCGCTACGACCGCAAGCCCGTCGGCGCCGTCCAGGGCCTCGATCCGGAGCGGGTGATCTTCATCGGCTCGGTCAGCAAGAGTCTGTCGCCGGCCGTGCGGCTCGGCTGGATGGTGCTGCCGGAGCGGTACGTCGACGACGTACTCGCGGCCAAGGGCGAGCGCGAGGCATGGGCGAGCGTCCTCGATCAGCTGTGCCTCGCCGACTTCATCGTCTCTGGGGCGTACGACCGTCATGTGCGGCGGATGCGGCAGCGGTACCGGAGCCGTCGCGACCGTCTCGTGGCCGCCCTCGCCGCGCACGCGCCGCACATCGAGGTCACCGGGGTCGCCGCCGGACTCCACGCCGTGCTGCGGTTGCCGCCCGGCACCGAGCGGTCCACGGTCAAGGCGGCCACCTGGCAGGGCATCGCCCTGGACGGCCTCGCCGAGTTCCGGCACCCGGAGGCGACGGAGCCGG